The region AGGCCTGGTACAGCGAGTAGAGTTGTCTCCAAACCTGTAATGGTACCAGCAGATGGACGGGTCTCTTGGTTTCGACGCAGACCGTGACCGCGCTTGACGTCCGACTGGAGTTTTGTTGCGAGAATTAAAACGCGAGCGCGATCTTGAGTGCGGTTGTCTACTACTGAACTGTGCTTTGAGCGAAGCAATTTCCGATGTTAGTTCTGCCATTTGCTTTGCCATTGCCACGAAAtctgaatttgaaaaatttttgctgtcactgtcattTTTTACGGAAAATATTTGCGGTTCTTGTGGTACAAGATCGTGCACTTTGTCAGCTAAATCCGCGAGTTCATCTAGCGTTGAATTTGGCTGCGATGCGATTACGACCTGTAAATTTTTCGGTAACCGGCTTGACCATACGGTGCGCAAAAAACATCCGTCACTGAAGTTCCAGCCAAAATGCGCAGCTGGCGTAAAAATTGCGATGGTTTCCTATCGCCcatttgctcaccttgtaataattGCAGCGATTTCTTTTCCTGCGACAATGACAATCTTGAAATAAGCTCGGTTTTCAATTTGACATATCGGTTTTCGGCCGGCGGAGAATTTATGATATCCTTGACTTCTACCGCGTATTGATGTTCCAACTGACTAATTACGTAATTGAATTTTGTAGAATCAGCCGTTATTCCCGACAAAGAAAATTGCGCTTCCATCTGCGAAAACCAAAGCGCAGGCTCTTGCGGCCAAAACGGCGGCGCTCGTACACCGACTTTGAAAACGGCGCCATCGCTGTCACTTGCGCTGTTTCCCATTGACATTTCAATATTATGTAGGTTTTATATTCTTACTTGAATTTTGCTTGAATTTTGCGTTTCTTGTCCAATGCGGGGTCACCAGtgtaggtgcgcctcctgaggcttcgatgaattaatgaaaagagatttagaggcacacgaacgtataataaagattatcaaaaaggaaagtatttacaattGAATATTAAACTAGGGAAAAGGAAGGAAATGAGTTTAGCGCAATGGATAGAGTTCTgttcaggaccgcgtcgccggaaggaatgtcgctccgcttctcgactggccttctgggcaattcaaattaactcgaatacgccgcgcagttccacgcgccggtgtgcagatgtttacagtattgccaacacgtggaaccgactgcggctagcgGGGTAATGTCTTATCTGGACGCTACATTATACGAGTAataaattctcgtgtcacactGTTTGTAATCTAGCTGTAATGTaagttatgattgttttttggagtctttttgtatttcttatttcaactacaaatttgttacttttacgggtatcccgtgaaaccatatcgactgtctgtctgtctgtctgtcgacgaaacatagatgtcgctagtgctgctgcttaagtagcatagtagaaataagcaacctgagatatgtacctatgcataggaaaaaattgtgtctagattaatgtccagcagtggtgtaggggtcatagcacgcaacacggattgctgaggacctgggttcgattcccagtgctggtctctttttctggtttttctgtgcatccatgtctcagtttgtattttcgatatgtaatGTAAGTGTTTGTAATGTAACTCCTAGCTCGCTAGGTAGCGAGACATTGCAGAGTTAAAGAGAACGCTGTAAAGAAGGTGGAGAATCTGAGAGTTACGGCGAAGGCGGATTGGGAACCACTTGAGCTGTGATTGAGAGTTAGAGACATGATCGCATTTTACGTAAACCAAATATAAACCTAATGAAAGAAAGCAAGAAAGATtcattttggctccataagtaccacctaaaactaagactaaaactagcactaaaactatgttacttggcgacaccacaggataccaaaaagggtctccattcagcatgtgttgccgcacattatgtgcagtaacgctggttttctgtggagcccaatgCATAGATTTTGAATACGCTCAAGCTTATtaaggtgccaccgacgcactgtgcgttcaaaatgtatgaataattatgacagcggcactagggggaagttccaaaaacgcatatatgcgtcggtggcagtgaatgcgttaagagATCGGGATAACAAACGTCAACATAGTCAAAAATATGGTGCAGTAAACTTTGAGCAATAGCATCCTTGGTAGCAAAAGGTAGGAAATTCTGAAGCTGTCTTAAAAATCTTATATATCGTATTAAAGatgttgtaattgtaattttaaatgttataaaaattagTGATAAGTAgacatataattttaaatatattggtATAGTACTATGTAAAGTACAATGATTAAAAAATTGATGTTtggtgttttgttatttttataggcCGTCATCGTTTACAGCGCTTCCATTCCTCTTTCAGTGATAGACCACATCCCCACACACTtacaatttaagacgtgagttatcccttacaatatcatttaatacttacaattaattagttatttttgatTTGACTACCAAAATATTCActctaaataatttatatggCAAAACAACGTTTGCCGGGTCAGCTAGTAAAAACGTAAAAGTGTTGGTGCATTTTTACATAGTCTGATTATTTATCTAACAGCTAGCAATTTTAAGGCTTGAATTCTTGGAAATATATAACAAGCCAAAGATTCGATCCATGTGTAGCCACTTAATATGATTAGACTAGACACCCTAGTCTTAAGTTACAGCAACAGGCGGGACATTGGACAACATACAGTTATACGTATtgttataaaattgttttggTTTAAATCGAAGCTCGTGTTTCATGACAGGACAAAACACCCGGGGTGTCGCCTCCGGCGCGCGCCACAAAGGCGTTTTATAACTTTTTCGCGGTTAATTTAAAGGGGGGGACAAAGCGCGACGAGTACTAAAGGATACACTCTGCCGTCTCTCACAGGAGCAAACACACCGGGACCGCGAGTAACGCGACAGAATTTTTCACCAGTCAAGTTACACCCGAAATATGAGGCGAAAGCCGCATAATAAATAGCAgttctttaaatataaattggaAGGGAATCTCAGCACTCAAACAAATGAGAAAACTTACCTATCTCCGAAAGCGGGCTTTAAATTGTATTATGTACGAAATTACGATCTTTGTCGCTGAATTCTTATCGAAGATAAATAGCATTCTTGATTGTGTGATGTCAGCCCAGATAAACATCTAATTTCACACAGAGATGTTGATAATTTGACGAGGGTTGGGGGGCGTTGTTTGTTTAAATGCTAACTGCTCTTTTTTCCTAATCTTCGCGAAACAAATTGTGTTTGTCAAATTTCTTACCCTAGCTTTTTTGATGGCATTTAATTTCAGCGAAAACCGTTGTAGAATTTGAATAAATAGCACAATTaaattttcttgaaagttttaCGTCTCTCTTTGATGCTGGTTTATGGTTTATTTCGTAAACTCTGTCCTAAAGAGATTAGACGCGAAATCTGCGGAGGACGGTGTCAGTAGGGCTCGCGAATGTTTTTACTGCCAGGATTTATATCAGATGTACGGGACGGCTGGAGAATAATAGCCTCGTTCCAAATACTTTATTGCCGTGTATATTGTTTGgatcattttaatgaaaatcatACTTGGTTTTGGGTTGCATGCAATTTTTCCCCAAAGTTAAGAATAATTTAGTGCTTGGAAAGAACACGAGAAGTCTTTTGTGTTTTTAACAAATACAATTTGTAGTTGAAATGTCAAAAACGAAGACATAAATTCATTAATATCATAGTAGTGTCACAAACATGATGTATGTTGTGGCAACGCCGCAGGAATCACTCATACTAATGACTCTACGCTATTAGGGAATGAAACGATGTTTCTGTGCTTATCATAATTGATGAAACACTCGTTCCTCTGGCTGGAGTCGTGTCAGGCGGTGCGGTCGCCATGTCGTCCCCTATTGTGCTTCTCAACAACTTGGTGCAAGAAGAAGATTCTTCGTACATTGATCCGATATCTAAAGGCTTTATTTTAACCGAGGCGGTAATAGGTTTCAATAGGCTTGCCGTGTTCGGTAAAATAAAACCTATTTTCGTCATACTTGCGTCGGTGTACACCTTTTTCATATGCGGCGCGATATTGTTCATGGTGTATTATCGCGACCTTAATGGCATTTATGCTGTTGTGATTGTGATGGACGGAATGGCATACATTATTTGCGTATCGATTAGTGCACTTATGTGGAAGCGACTGCAACTTTACTTTAATGAGTTGCAGAAGTTCGATCGGGCTGTGGGATGCAGGCCCAAGAGAACGGCTTCGTCGATCAAAAATGTGATCCAGATGgtcattgaaattattttgatGATACAAAGCGTACCGTATGAGTGGTACGTAGGAAGCCAGTTTTCGGTGCACCAAGTAGTGGAGCGTATGATTTACATCACGGAGGTTCACTTTTGTGGTCATTTACTGAGTCTCCTCGTACCCAGGCTTCGTTTAATAAACTATTACATGAAGATGTCACTGAACGACAACAAACAGGTGACGTCTCCGAAAGTTGAGAAGTTGCCGTATTTCAAAGCTAATAATCTGGAAACACAAAATTGTCAAATGAAGAAATTGATGGAGCTTTATTGTATTATAATCAGTGCATATGACCTTTTAATTGAAGCTATCAAATGGCAAGTAAGTAGTATATCTTCACAGTTCTGTACCTTTGGTTACAGTAGTTTTAGTCAATATTTAACTAGCTTAAATCAGTGGCTTCACTCCCGCAACACAACTCCCTATCCCACGGGAGTTGCGCAAATTTCGTCCATCTGTGCACATCAAATAAAGGAAACTCTGCCCAAATTTAAGTCTTGTATTTACAAAGGTTTGGTTTAGGATTTAGGGTCAGCATTATTGCGTCAGTCAGAATTATTCCCTTTGAAGATTTAAGATTTAATTGATCAAGAAATAACATGTAATTCATTTTTCAGTTCTTATTGGTGTTGACTTCGGCGTTCATCTCCATTCTTGCTTTCTCTTACATCGCCTCTTTGTTGATGATTCGCGGGCTCGTAAGTAaactacatatacatatactaCTTTTTAAAAAGCTCGCAGGTAACTCAAAATCGATAACTGTTCAGAGTAAACTTTATGAAAATTATTGATTTGAAATAagtattttcttattttcttgATTTACACTTATAACTGCTTACTAGCATTCCCGGGACTTAATCACGTAAAACTTGCGCGGCTAATTAAAGTAAAACGAATCAATTGAATAGATCATCCGATGTACTACTGTAGCCGAACCATAGCGGCGAGGTCTTTTAACCATATTTAAAAGGTATCTTTTCTCTGTAGCTCATCGTACAAACGTCATTGTCGAAACTTTACTATTCGCTCAATGTTTCAGAGACCTTTTGCATTCGTGGTAACCGAATGGGCGTTCATGGCGATTCGCATGTTTCCTATGTTTGCTCCGTGCATGTTCGGTGATCAGATTCATGATGAAGTTCGCCGCCTCAGGGAGCTGCTCGCTTCTAGACTTTACGAAAACAAACTGAGTGAGTATTTAGCAACCATCCTTTTAGCACAATGACTTAGTTTGAGTAAAAAAACATCAGAAGCTCTCTAATACaactcatattattatgttattttaactAAAAGACCCATCTGACTCTTGAGCCATGTGCACTAGCAGGACTCTCTTCGGTGTTCAGTAAAATCTAGCGAAGCGTATGGATGTCCACACGCTTCGCTAAAGGACTTCGAGTTAAGACAACGAAATAGATAGGtactaatggtgattttccactggcgaggcgagacgagaattgaaatttgtacctATGCAttatcgcgcgcccgccgcgagccgccgcagGCCGTctcgggcgccgccatacaaatttcaattcttttttttttttttttttttacgactggatggcaaacgagcaagtgggtctcctgatggtaagagatcaccaccgcccataaacatctgcaacaccaggggtattgcagacgcgttgccaacctagaggcctaagatgggatacctcacgtgccagtaatttcaccggctgtcttactctccacgccgaaacacaacaatgcaagcactgctgcttcacggcaggattagcgagcaagatggtggtagcaatccgggcggaccttgcacaaggtcctaccacctgtaaaattctagtctcgtctcgcctcgccggtagaAAATCACCTTAAAAATGGACTTCTCATTGGACGGATGCAATATAcgtacaatatttttatcttcGCAGACAAGGCCGGGCGCAGCGTCGCACGCGCACTGCTCGCATTAACAGAGGCTCGGAACCTGTCCTTCTCGCTCCTGCAGATCTTCGATATCGACATATCTCTCCCTTTCAAGTTCATGGGACTACTGTTAACGTACCTTATCATTCTGTTGCAGTTCGAAAAAGTTATCAACCCTTAAGTgtttaattaaaaccaaaaatcGATCTATTCGATGTGACTGCTGTGTATATTGCGtgtaattgattttttttcaatttctataAGTTGGAGCTCACAAAATTTGAGAATTTAAATTTGGTTTTGTCACGACGCTATTCACGAATGCGTGTTGAAGGCataatatttcaaatataaCTCTGTAAGTACTTATAGCATCTAAGTTTTTAAGCTCTTTGCGTTAAAACGAACTGTACCTGATTTGTTACTTCCTGGAGCTATTTTGTATTATGCAATTTAGGTGTGTAGTTGTTAGTAAGActattaaagtaaatatattatGCTTGAGTcagatttgtgttttttttcgtaCTTTTACGCGTTTGAtttctaaaatataattatgcacAAACTATTTGTGAAAAATGATCTTTTTCCAAAGCTCTTATAACCCAATTTAAAAATTCCCTTGTCGGCCCcaattttctgaaaaaaaaaacccttgtCTGCTCCGACATTTGGATAAATGGGAGACGGGCACAAAGAGTTTCATTCATCACGAAGAACAAATCATGAAGACGTGGTTTTAGATTTCAATAATGTTAAGTCATTCTTTACGTATCTAATCTATCACATTCTCGTTTGATTTAATAAGAAAGGGATAATAGtaatttttatcatcatcatcctatagCCTGTAGGCTTACGTCATATTGCTGGGCCTAGGGCTTCTCTCTGAatagcttgggcagtagttctcacgcgcgaccagtgcggattgagaactatACGCAAACCGTTGAATTgattcgtaggtttgtgcactTATCACACGATGTTTtatttcactgtaaagctcgtgataaatttcaaatcaaatcgCACATGGATTTTGATAAATGCGGTGCGGTGCGAGCCCGGCTTTGAACTCACACGATCCCCTGTTTGAGAGTCCATAGCTTTGCATTTGTCCACTACAGCTGTttggtataggtattttatataataaatatgtaggtttattaatatttaataataatgaggATAGTGTTTATTATGCTATCCGTCAAATCATTAATGTCGGAGCTAGGCACTAAACGCCACTCCACCACCCCATTGCGTTGGTGTAATTCGCAATAATGTGTGGTACAATTTATTGTTAAGACTCGTTTGTTCAGCGCTACGTGTCCTACTTTATTAccactgtaatttaattacacttGTGATTTTATGAAGAGGGTTTGGGACAGTAATTGATTTCATAATTTCCCTCTCTCATACAGTGTTGACGGTAAAAAGCGACGAGTGTCTTAAAATTGGAAATGAGGGTATTATATGGACTAATATTGCATAAGAGAAAAATTCTGACTGACTGGCATATCAGCGCCCATCCCCAACCATCGGAGCTGGAAAGCAACAATTTAGCACAGAAGTTCCACTCATGATGtgtataagaaaaaaattagtaaGTAAGGGAGATCAACGGATTTGTTCGCAACAGAGAAGCATGTACGTAAAAGTTACAGTTATGTTTATAGATAGCCTTGAGAATTCCTGAAAACAGTAATCGAAATCTTGGAATACCTATTCTAACCATATTAGATTACCGTAACCGTATTAGATGATTTgagctatttttagggttccggtaggtaatcaactaggaacccttatagtttcgccatgtctgtccgtctgtctgtccgcggctaagctcagagaccgttagtactaacAAAGAtgcaatttggcatgaatatacagtCACGTcgaaaaagtggtaaaatacaaaaaaaaaaatttagggtagTAGGTACGtcccatatacgtaaagtggggatgatgaTGGGTTTTTCATTTGTTCCCAACGAGTCACAGTGTGACAGTTAAGGGTGTACTCGCAGCGGAGCTCCCGTCTTAGCCTTCGCTGTTAGgtctttttttgtatatgccgagaaaatctgtttttttgttgcttgcatgcttacaTTCGTACCACCAGGTCTTGTCAGGATCTTGATGAGTCACAGTGTGATAGTTGCTAGTGTGACTCGGTGggaacaaatattaaaaactatctGATCTAGTAACAGTATGACTGGTTgggattttttagcaaaaatattaCCGAAGAGTCACAGTGCGACAGTTAAGCGTGTGACTCGGCGggaacaaagtttttttttttttcacttccccttatgttgtggggtatcgttaaaaAGGTATTTGAAAAGGAATAGGGtttttaaaaaccattttttgataaagtgaatatttttggaaatattcaCTCCGTAAGTTTTAGCTCTAGCTTTTGAACCGCACGTCTGAAAAATAGGGAAAAAATCAAGGAagttaagtttaataaaaactttctaggaaaattattacttagttgaacaatttttaagtttttgtaaaaatatttctaaggcGAAGTTAAGCTAAGGCAAGGTCaggaactacggaaccctacactgagcacggcccgacatgctcttgaccggtttttaatattctttagctttagtttttttttgtttagttcgGTAGCTGATCAATACCgatatatgtaatttaattaaatctttAAGAGCACGCTGAGCTTTTAGCGCAATTATTTAATTCCTTGCATCGTTACTAGTTTACTAGTTAAGCTTTAGTTTTGAAACTCATATGTAAGATCTTTGATAATTTACTCTATAAATCATACGAGTATACTGTAGAAAAACGATTAATCAATCGTAGTTCATTCTCTCATTCGTCAGCTTCACTTTTTGTTCAACGTTTGCGAGAGACATCGAACGGGACTTGGAATAAGGCAGCCATAAACTACGGTTCCTACGGGATTACTCCGACACACGTAGAAGTAACAAATTAAGTTGAAGAACATAGAACTCACTCCATGGCAGCTTTACTATATATGTGTCGTAATCGCAAGGGAAGTTTAACCACAATTCTTTTGTTACACTGACATAGACTGTTGTTAGTTGTAGATTTTGTCGTATATGTCGCtaccgatcgtaaaatctgccagatcatgaaattcctaggcatatggtgtaatggcgccatttcatgttggccaggcatatcacgatgtggcTGAGAAACAATACGCCAGATCGAttttagagcaacgcattcgtcgatattcctagctctatatcgGGCACATCAAAATCGGGGCATAAATatattacatataaaaatatttttaaatatatgatatcttatacatatattataaatatgtacttatgttagtctgtaaggtatttattgtatgggccaagttgcccgaaataaatgaatgaattgttattatttattatatgccgaaaaaaataaaaatttaggtacgacgatcgaagcgaggagtggttagtatgaattgtgactacaacgcacgagccgagcgagcgaagcgagcgtgccgcggtagcgtctggcgaagtgccagaaccgatatggcggcgtttcatgatatgcctatgaatttcatgatctgcctaaatgtCACTAGgaaaatcgttaaacggtgaattTTGAACGATATGCGGTgaatgtcccttagccaattcatgaaatggcgccatttcacgatatgcctaggaatttcgtgatctggcggattttacgatcggccgccgacatatacgaGCTCTTAATTTTGGTTTAACTTCACTTCTACTTTATTCATCATGTTGTTTTTGATTCCAATTgctaactaattatttttttggtcgaataatttatatattactagcttttgcccgcgacttcgtcgcgtggaatagtaattttgggaagtatttaatttattaggatacctattctgccaataatagtacatagtaaCTTCTACGGTTaaccgaaaataacctattttaatttaatacattgctataaatataaactattttttttgttcttccatccatccatccacctgatgttctttggtaaaacataaatattttgcggatagccacaatttagcaatacgacgtgtattctaccctgccaacacaaaaggactaattctttatagtgaactcttgacaccctACGTCCTTTAtagtaagttaggagggtaggatatacttatatgtagtaatttgtttggaattccttaagaactttcatccccatattttcaagtaaatatagggttccgtacctaaaaaggaaaaaatggaacccttataggattactttgctatccgtccgtccgtctatcaaacctctaagtcaaggcaatcaaaagatatagtcattaaaaaggtgtttccaaacCTATTGCCTTaatagaaaaagttataggtacttccggctgtctagaaacttggaattttgcataaaggtagctcttattgcacaataaataagaaaaatctgaaaatcataattttttatgtctgactgtctatgtgaatacgccatctaaaatgaccccacattgcgtacatttcgcctatgagcttagaaggctctgctaacactgcatcatcccctctgctaacatcccctcgcaggtaaaattttcaaaaacgcttgaacaagtctatttatttcttataagtagcccaatgccaagtttcataaagaaccatcgatttatcttcgacaatgacgatcttccatataaagtttcatcccctatttcacccctcacaggaagaatttttaaagacgcgcgaacaaatatgtatttatctcttagcacgtgcccaaatggcaagtttcataaagaaccgtccaattatcttcgataatgacgaccttccacataaactttcatcccctatttcatcccctcacaggtcgaattttctaaaaagctcaaacaaatatagacttatttcttatcaagtgcctaaatgccaagtttcatagttttatctttgacagcgacgaacttccaccatataaactttcatcccctatttcaaccccttaaagcctctttttcgcgataaaaggtagcctatgttctttcccaaggtctattctatctctgtaccaaatttcatcaaaatcggttcagcggtttaggcgtgaaagcgtaacagacagacagacagacagacagacagagttactttcgcatttataatattagtatggattatgatCAATCAAAATACATGTCACTACATTCGgtcaaaaaagtaaaattttattcgttCAAATTAAGCTTCCATGTCTGCATGTAAACGAGAAACTTTTGACATTGGAATAGATTGCAACACAAGACGCGTAGGTCCcgtaaacattttaattaggaGAATGGCActgtttcgttttttttcaatttttttttaacttgcgaTTTTTGTATGTCAATTAATAAGCTATTCGTTTGGAAGCCTGATATTGGTTTCTGATATACTTTTGGTGGCCgaattgttttgatttttgtagTAACTGTTAGTTGTAATAAACCGAATATTTTAGTATAAAAGTTACTTGCGTACCAACTCAGAACGCAGTAGAAGTTTTCAAGTTAATAATACCGATGGGAAGAGCTAGTTACTAAGTTTTGTAAGCACGCAGCCAATTAACTGATCGATAGTTGCCGCTTGAATGTATTAGTTCTGTTAAGTAGTTTTCAGGCGTCCGAGACCTAGTACAAGAGTGTCCAGCCTTGGACAAGACAAAACAAGAATAATTTCAGTACCGATTCAGTATTTTTcaattaacatttttatattaactACAAGCTACAAGTTTCTAcgtgtataaaatatttttccgaTATTGGAACTTGCCAACTGCGTTCGATCATGTCATTGTTCTGGCGAGAATATTATCACCGCGTCTTGAATCTGGCGTGCAAACAGATTTGCCAATGTCATTTGTTTCAGATGGCTGGCAAAGATTTTATTCATATCCCAATATAAGCCCACTCCATACATAATCCTGGAGACAATAAATCATCCGGAGGCAATCCCTGTGAATATTGGAAGCGGTTGGCGGCCGACACTCGCCGATTGATCGATGGActcgcatttatttatttcaacacaGGTATTGTAACACAAATTCGAATTAATCTCTTTAATTAACTTGCGTAGCGTTCTATTGTAAAAGAAGGAAGCTGGGGGAAGCGgaaaaagtaattgtttttgttgCCCTAGAGTGCCGGGGAGGGTTAGTTGTCATAAGCATTTTCTTAATCCTGTGACAGCAAAAGATTCGTCAAAGTGGGTATTCTCGTTGTAGAGCTGCTGAGCAAAACCGTTGAGCTCGAGAGACAAGGCACGACATTTAAGGCTTAGTTTCGCCAGTTTTGCTCTCGAGTCTGTAGAAAGTTAAcgtataatttaacattttatggCTGGTTATGTTGgtaatttggtacgtaggtactTTCGTCATTATCTTAGGTATGCAGATTTTACGACAAAAATTCAACAGCAGTGGGAAAACGACTGTCGTTGTTTATAATGATTTTCGGAAGAATATTCAGCATTCATTTCGTGTTTGTACGAGTACATTGCAGTATTATCTTGTTCGTATTCGTAACTGCCTTTTAGTACCTTATAAGTTTAAATAGCTATGAAGTGGGCAGCTTAATAGTTTTAGGGCTAGTAAGTAAGTTTAGaaatggggaggcctatgtccaacagtggacgtcctacggttgatatGGTGATAcctaatgatgacgatgactcATATTACGAGTAATCaatgatgagatgatgaatCATCAGCGGGTTCTGCAGTTTTTTTGCAGTTCtaattcatttcccaactctcaattttctccgaaagaaaaaaaatctctatgtattttcttatggttttatagagcacagtaggttaggtttgttttatgaaagttccgaaaataatatggtttcagagGAAATCATGACTTGGGAACtaaaacagttggcaaatgaaatatttgggaaaaaatattattcgaaaAGGCACAGAACCATGAAGTAGATTATAAGTTGAGAACCGACAAAAATATTtctactttaatttataaaataacaatacaatacaataactctttattgcacaccaacacagtaagcagtacagaaacacaagtatatacatagagattttctaaggtaagcaataggcggccttatcgcttcagagcgatctctaaCTAACTAACAATAACTTTCAAGttttgatactttaatttgCTGACTCTGTTTATATGGAACGAAATAAAGATTTCaccttaaatttaaatgtacagTACTAGCTGAAAGGGCGCCATTGTCGGCTTTGCTAAGCCAAT is a window of Choristoneura fumiferana chromosome 23, NRCan_CFum_1, whole genome shotgun sequence DNA encoding:
- the LOC141440925 gene encoding uncharacterized protein → MKKLMELYCIIISAYDLLIEAIKWQFLLVLTSAFISILAFSYIASLLMIRGLRPFAFVVTEWAFMAIRMFPMFAPCMFGDQIHDEVRRLRELLASRLYENKLNKAGRSVARALLALTEARNLSFSLLQIFDIDISLPFKFMGLLLTYLIILLQFEKVINP